In the genome of Physeter macrocephalus isolate SW-GA chromosome 20, ASM283717v5, whole genome shotgun sequence, one region contains:
- the ANKRD37 gene encoding ankyrin repeat domain-containing protein 37 isoform X2 produces MLLLDCNPEVDSLRHLLETGASVNAPPDPCEQSPVHLAAGGGLACFLLWQLQAGADLNQQDVFGEAPLHKAAKVGSMECLSLLVASDAQIDLCNKNGQTAEDLAWSCGFPECGKFLTTIKCMQTIKPSEQSNKDHCVPVLRQKRSFGSEEDTNGKRKCW; encoded by the exons ATGCTGTTGCTCGATTGCAACCCCGAG GTGGATAGTCTGAGGCATCTGCTGGAGACCGGGGCCTCCGTCAACGCACCCCCAGATCCCTGCGAGCAGTCGCCTGTCCACTTGGCCGCAGGTGGCGGccttgcttgctttcttctctGGCAGCTGCAGGCCGGCGCTGACCTCAACCAACAG GATGTTTTTGGAGAAGCTCCACTACACAAGGCAGCAAAAGTTGGAAGCATGGAATGCCTCAGCCTGCTTGTAGCCAGTGACGCCCAAATTGA TTTATGTAATAAGAATGGGCAAACAGCTGAAGATCTTGCTTGGTCATGTGGATTTCCAGAATGCGGCAAGTTTCTTACAACAATTAAATGTATGCAGACAATAAAACCAAGTGAACAATCCAATAAAGATCATTGTGTTCCAGTGCTCAGACAGAAACGAAGTTTTGGAAGTGAAGAAGatacaaatgggaaaaggaagTGTTGGTAA
- the ANKRD37 gene encoding ankyrin repeat domain-containing protein 37 isoform X3, whose translation MLLLDCNPEVDSLRHLLETGASVNAPPDPCEQSPVHLAAGGGLACFLLWQLQAGADLNQQDVFGEAPLHKAAKVGSMECLSLLVASDAQIDLCNKNGQTAEDLAWSCGFPECGKFLTTIKCMQTIKPSEQSNKDHCVPVLRQKRSFGSEEDTNGKRKC comes from the exons ATGCTGTTGCTCGATTGCAACCCCGAG GTGGATAGTCTGAGGCATCTGCTGGAGACCGGGGCCTCCGTCAACGCACCCCCAGATCCCTGCGAGCAGTCGCCTGTCCACTTGGCCGCAGGTGGCGGccttgcttgctttcttctctGGCAGCTGCAGGCCGGCGCTGACCTCAACCAACAG GATGTTTTTGGAGAAGCTCCACTACACAAGGCAGCAAAAGTTGGAAGCATGGAATGCCTCAGCCTGCTTGTAGCCAGTGACGCCCAAATTGA TTTATGTAATAAGAATGGGCAAACAGCTGAAGATCTTGCTTGGTCATGTGGATTTCCAGAATGCGGCAAGTTTCTTACAACAATTAAATGTATGCAGACAATAAAACCAAGTGAACAATCCAATAAAGATCATTGTGTTCCAGTGCTCAGACAGAAACGAAGTTTTGGAAGTGAAGAAGatacaaatgggaaaaggaagTGTTG A
- the ANKRD37 gene encoding ankyrin repeat domain-containing protein 37 isoform X1: MLLLDCNPEVDSLRHLLETGASVNAPPDPCEQSPVHLAAGGGLACFLLWQLQAGADLNQQFPQTIDFTHQLPLVFRGETKMCFVCKDVFGEAPLHKAAKVGSMECLSLLVASDAQIDLCNKNGQTAEDLAWSCGFPECGKFLTTIKCMQTIKPSEQSNKDHCVPVLRQKRSFGSEEDTNGKRKC; this comes from the exons ATGCTGTTGCTCGATTGCAACCCCGAG GTGGATAGTCTGAGGCATCTGCTGGAGACCGGGGCCTCCGTCAACGCACCCCCAGATCCCTGCGAGCAGTCGCCTGTCCACTTGGCCGCAGGTGGCGGccttgcttgctttcttctctGGCAGCTGCAGGCCGGCGCTGACCTCAACCAACAG TTTCCTCAAACAATAGACTTCACCCACCAACTTCCACTAGTGTTTCGGGGAGAGACTAAAATGTGTTTTGTCTGTAAGGATGTTTTTGGAGAAGCTCCACTACACAAGGCAGCAAAAGTTGGAAGCATGGAATGCCTCAGCCTGCTTGTAGCCAGTGACGCCCAAATTGA TTTATGTAATAAGAATGGGCAAACAGCTGAAGATCTTGCTTGGTCATGTGGATTTCCAGAATGCGGCAAGTTTCTTACAACAATTAAATGTATGCAGACAATAAAACCAAGTGAACAATCCAATAAAGATCATTGTGTTCCAGTGCTCAGACAGAAACGAAGTTTTGGAAGTGAAGAAGatacaaatgggaaaaggaagTGTTG A
- the UFSP2 gene encoding ufm1-specific protease 2 translates to MVISETMDILFRMRGGLDLAFQLATPNEIFIKKALKHMLSDLSTKLSSNALVFRICHSSVYIWPNSDMNTIPGELTDSSTCKNIMRFIQFEQEEDTKRKFMRKKDKKLSDMHQIVNIDLMLEMSTPLAAATPIIERESGGHHYVNMTLPVDAVVSVAPEEMWGKVRKHLVDAIHNQLTDMEKCILKYMKGTSIVVPEPLHFLLPGEKNLVTISYPSGIPDDQLQAYRKELHDLFNLPHDRPYFKRSNAYCFPDEPYKDGYIRNPHTYLNPPNIETGMISVVQGIYGYHHYMQDRIDDNGWGCAYRSLQTICSWFKHQGYTERSIPTHREIQQALVDSGDKPATFVGSRQWIGSIEVQLVLNHLIGITSKILFVSQGSEMASQGRELVNHFQSEGTPVMIGGGVLAHTILGVAWNEITGQIKFLILDPHYTGAEDLQVILEKGWCGWKGPDFWNNDAYYNLCLPQRPNTI, encoded by the exons GTTATTTCAGAGACTATGGATATACTCTTCAGAATGAGAGGTGGCCTTGATCTAGCTTTTCAGCTAGCTACTCCTAATG aaatttttatcaaGAAAGCACTAAAACATATGTTGAGTGACCTGTCAACCAAGCTTTCTTCAAATGCACTTGTGTTCAGAATCTGCCACAGTTCAGTGTACATATGGCCTAACAGTGACATGAACACCATTCCAGGAGAACTGACTGATAGTTCCACCTGTAAGAACATAATGCGCTTTATTCA atttgAACAGGAAGAAGATACAAAACGAAAATTCAtgaggaagaaagacaaaaagttGTCAGACATG CATCAAATAGTAAATATAGATCTTATGCTGGAAATGTCAACCCCTCTGGCAGCTGCAACACCCATCATTGAAAGAGAAAGCGGAGGACACCACTATGTTAATATGACTTTACCAGTCGATGCAGTTGTATCTGTTGCTCCAGAAGAAATGTGGGGAAA AGTTCGTAAACATCTAGTTGATGCAATTCATAATCAACTAACTGATATggaaaaatgcattttgaaatacATGAAAGGAACATCTATCGTGGTCCCTGAACCACTGCACTTTTTAttaccaggggaaaaaaatctcgtAACAATTTCATATCCATCAGGAATTCCAGATGATCAGCTGCAGGCCTATAGAAAG GAGTTACACGATCTCTTCAATCTGCCTCATGACAGACCTTATTTCAAAAGGTCTAATGCTTATTGCTTTCCAGATGAACCATACAAAGATGGTTACATTAGAAATCCACATACTTATCTCAATCCACCTAACATAGAGACTGGTATG ATTTCTGTGGTCCAGGGCATATATGGTTACCATCATTATATGCAGGATCGGATAGATGACAATGGCTGGGGCTGTGCTTATAGGTCTCTGCAGACTATCTGCTCTTGGTTCAAACACCAGGGATACACAGAGAGATCCATTCCAACACACAGGGAAATTCAGCAG gCTCTAGTTGATTCTGGGGACAAACCAGCAACATTTGTCGGATCACGGCAGTGGATTGGATCTATCGAGGTGCAGCTGGTACTGAACCATTTGATTGGTATAACTTCAAAAATACTGTTTGTCAG CCAAGGTTCTGAAATGGCCTCTCAGGGACGGGAACTGGTTAATCATTTCCAGAGTGAAGGAACGCCAGTAATGATTG GGGGAGGAGTTTTGGCCCACACAATACTAGGAGTTGCATGGAATGAGATTACAGGACAGAtaaaatttctgattttagaTCCGCATTATACAGGCGCTGAAGATCTGCAAGTTATTTTAGAAAAG GGCTGGTGTGGATGGAAGGGTCCAGACTTTTGGAACAACGATGCTTACTATAACTTATGTCTTCCTCAGCGAccaaatactatttaa